Part of the Synergistaceae bacterium genome is shown below.
TATGGCAAAGACTCAATATTCTTTATCAGATGACCCCGCGAAATTAGGCCGTCCTGAAAATTTTAGAATCACAGTTAGAGAAGTGAGACTATCTGCCGGGGCGGGCTTTATGGTAGCTATAACAGGAGCAATTATGACGATGCCGGGACTCCCGAAAAAACCTGCGGCCTTAAATATCGACGTTGACGAGAACGGCAAAATCACGGGGTTATTCTAAATGGAAATCTCAAAATTTTTAGCTGATCTTGCTTCAGATTTACCAGCACCGGGGGGCGGGGCAACTTCTGCACTTTCCGGGGCAATGGGCGCGGCTCTTGTTTCAATGGTAGCGAATCTAACAATTAACCGCGAAAAATATTCACAATTTCAGGAACTCGCAATTAATTCGGCCAAGAAAGCAAATGAGTTAATGCAAAATTTGACTCAATGCATAAATAAAGATATGCGCTCATTTGACGGAGTAATAAACGCTCTCAAGCTCCCGAAAAATACAGACTCCGAAAAATTAGCGCGTTCACAGGCACTGCAGGAGGCTTATAAAACCGCAATCTCTGCACCGGTTGAAATAGTAAATAATTGCTTGGAAGTCATGAAATTATCAAGAAATTTAATCGGGAAGTCAAATATTACGGCTGAATGCGATTTGACGGCGGCACTGTCTCAATGTTATGCGGCGATTAATATAGCACTCGATAACGTAAAAATAAATCTCGCATTTATTAAGGACGAGTCATATAATGCGCAAATGTCCGAATGGGTCTCGAATTCTGAACGTGAAAGCAAGGAGCTTCTATCATGGCAGAATTAATAATGAAGGGTTCAGAGGTCGCAGCAAGCATACAAGAGTCAT
Proteins encoded:
- a CDS encoding cyclodeaminase/cyclohydrolase family protein, producing MEISKFLADLASDLPAPGGGATSALSGAMGAALVSMVANLTINREKYSQFQELAINSAKKANELMQNLTQCINKDMRSFDGVINALKLPKNTDSEKLARSQALQEAYKTAISAPVEIVNNCLEVMKLSRNLIGKSNITAECDLTAALSQCYAAINIALDNVKINLAFIKDESYNAQMSEWVSNSERESKELLSWQN